The Bifidobacterium asteroides genomic interval CACTCCGGCCCTGCCCTTGGCCGTCATCCTCCGGTCATCGTTGCCGCCACGGCGGCTCCGCTTGGCCTGCGCCCTACGTTCAGCGCGGTTGGTCATATCCCACTGCCTCCATCCCTTCGATCGGCACCATACCTTTTCATATTAGCGTGGGTGCTTGTCGGCCGCAGGCAGGGCCATGGCGCGCTCATCGGCTCGGATGGGGGCGGGCAATTCAGTGGCGCCAGTCAGATACCGGTCCACGGCCGCCGCGCAGGAACGGCCCTCGGCCAGGGCCCAGACCACCAGGGACTGGCCGCGTCCGGCATCACCGCACACGAAGATGCCGTCACGTTCGGTGGCGTAGTCGGCATTCCGTGCCACGTTGCCGCGCGGGTCCAGCCCTAGGCCGGTCTGTCCGGTCAGGGTGGCCGTCTCGGGATGGGCAAAGCCAATGCTGATCAGCACCAGGTCGGCAGGCAAGACCCGCTCGGTGTCGGGATGGGGGATGATTCGGTCCTGGTCGTCACGGCTGACATCCACCACGCGAACGCCGCGCACCCGTCCCTCATGGTCCTGGTCGAAGCCAGTGGGGGCGCTGGTCCGGTCCAGGTTGATCCGGTCATCGGAGCCGTCGCCCAGGTATTCCAGGCTGTCCACCGCGTACTCGTAGTGGCCGCCCTCCTCCATGGAAGAGGTGGGATTGTAGAGCCGGGCGTAGGTTGGCCAGGGCCGGTTATCGGGCCTGGACGAGGGCTCTTTGGGTCGGATCTGGAGGACGGTGACCGACTTGGCGCCCTCTCGCAGGGCCGTGCCCAGGCAATCCGAACCTGTGTCGCCGCCGCCGATGATGATGACGTCCTTGCCGGCGGCATCGATGTTGTTGATGGGCTCGCGGCCCATGAGTTTGCGGGTGGGGTCGGGCAGGAAGTCCATGGCGTAGTGGATGCCCTTGAGCTCCCTGCCGGGAAGGTCCACCCGCCGGGGTTCGGTGGAACCGATGGCCACCACCAGGGCGTCATAGCGGGCCCGCAGCTGGTCCCAGCCCAGGTCCCGGCCCACCTCGACGCCGGTGCGGAATCGGGTCCCCTCGGCCTCCATCTGCTCCAGCCGACGGTCCAGCAGGGACTTCTCCAGCTTGAAGGCTGGGATGCCGTAGCGCAGGAGTCCGCCAATGGCATCGGCGCGCTCATAGACCACCACCGTGTGCCCGGCCCGGGTCAGCTGCTGGGCGCAGGCCAGCCCCGCAGGACCCGACCCGACCACGGCCACGGTCATGTCGGTCAGCCGCTGGGGCGGCCTGGGCTTGACCAGGCCCAGGGACCAGGCCTGGTCGATGATGGTCTGCTCGTCTAGCTTGATGGTGGTGGCCGGCTGGTGGATGGAGAGCACGCAGGAGGACTCGCAGGGAGCCGGGCAGATCCGTCCGGTGAACTCCGGGAAGTTGTTGGTCAGGCTCAGCCGTTCGTAGGCCTCCTCCCAACGGCCCCGTGACAGCAAATCGTTGAACTCGGGGATCAGGTTGCCCAGGGGGCAGCCGGTCATGCAGAAGGGGGTGCCGCAGTCCATGCAGCGGGCGGCCTGCTCGGCGGTCCAGGGACCGGGGCCAGTGGTCTGGTGCACGTCCCGCCAGTCCTTCAGGCGTTCGGCTACCGGGCGCTCGGCCAGCTCGTGCCGGGTGCGTACCTTGAGGAATCCCTTGGGGTCGACCATATCAGTGCGCTCCTTCCATGACCTGGGCGTAGGTGGCGTCCCAGACGCCGGGCTCGTTGAAGTCCACCTGCTCGCGTTCGGCCTCTTCCATGGCCTTCTTCATGGCCAGATAACGACGGGGAACCAGATGGGTGAACCGGGCCAGCGCGCTCGGCCAGTCCTCCAGCAGCCCGGCCGCAGCCTTTGACCCGGTCAGCCGGACATGCTCCGCTATCAGTTCCTTGAGCATGGCCGCCTGGTCCTGGTCGGGCTCCAAGGCCAGCAGGGAGCCGTCATTCCAGGCTTGCGGATTCAGCCGGGAGGTGTCCATGTCCAGCAGGTAGGCATCCCCTCCCGAGAAGCCGGCGCCGAAGTTGCGCCCTGTGGGCCCCAGAACCACCACCAGGCCGCCTGTCATGTACTCGCAACCGTGGTCGCCCAGGCCCTCGACCACGAAACGGCCGCCCCCGTTGCGTACGGCGAAGCGCTCCCCGGCCCGGCCGGCCACGAACATGTCGCCCGAGGTGGCGCCGAATCCGGCCACGTTGCCGCAGATGACAGTCTGGTGCGGATCGAACCTGACGCCTTGGGCAGCCTGGAGGATCAGACGGCCGCCGGACAGGCCCTTGCCTGCATAGTCGTTGGCCTCGCCGATCACCCGGATGGTCTCGCCCCTGGGGATGAATGCACCCAGGGATTGACCGGCAGAACCTGTCAACGTGATGTCCACGGTGTCCACAGGCAGGCCGGCGGCTCCGTATTGGCGGGTGATCCTGTAGCCCAGCATGGTGCCCACGCTCCGGTTGACGTTGCGCACGGTTGTCTTGATGGCCACCGGTCGGCCCTCGTCCAGGGCGTCGACGGCCTGATTGATCAGGTCCACATCCAGGGACTTGTCCAGTTCGTGGTCCTGGGCCTGGGTGTGGTGCAATACCGTGCCCGGGGTGGGGCCAGGCTTGCGCAGGATGGCATCCAGGTCGATGCCCTGGCTCTTCCAGGTGCGCACGGAGGGGTCCCGGCGCAGGCACTCCACGTGGCCGACCGCCTCCTCCAGGCTGGCGAATCCCAGGGAGGCCAGGATCTCCCGCACCTGACGGGCCATGAACATGAAGAAGTTGACCAGGTCCTCGGGCCGACCGGTGAAGCGCGAGCGCAGCTCCGGATCCTGGGTGGCTATGCCCTGGGGGCAGGTGTTCTTATGGCAGGCCCGCATCATGACGCAGCCCTCCACCTGCAGCGCCGTGGTGGCGAAGCCGAACTCCTCGGCCCCCAGCAGGGCGGCTACGACCACGTCGCGGCCGGTCTTGAGCTCCCCGTCGCACTGGACCACGATCCGCGAGCGCAGGTCGTTCATGACCAGGGTCTGCTGGGTCTCGGCCAGGCCCAGCTCCCAGGGGGTGCCCGCGTGCTTGATGGCGTTGAGCGGCGCCGCCCCCGTGCCGCCGTCCTGGCCCGAGATGAGGACCACATCGGCATGGCACTTGGCCACGCCCGCAGCCACGGTTCCCACCCCGTGCTCGGAGACCAGCTTGACGTGGATGCGGGCTTGGGGGTTGGCCATCTTCAGGTCGTGGATCAGCTGCTTCAAGTCCTCGATGGAGTAGATGTCGTGGTGGGGCGGAGGCGAGATGAGCTCGACACCGGGTGTGGACCGTCTGACCTGGGCGATCCAGGGCGGGACCTTGGCGCCGGGAAGATGGCCGCCCTCCCCCGGCTTGGCTCCCTGGGCCAGTTTGATCTGCAGGTCGGTGGCCGAGACCAGGTAGTCGCTGGTCACCCCGAACCGGGCCGAGGCCACCTGCTTGATGCGGCTGGTCCTGGCAGGGTCTGCAATCCGATCCGGCGACTCGCCCCCCTCGCCCGAGTTTGACCGCGCGCCGAGCCGATTCATGGCCAGGGCCATGGTCTCATGGGCCTCCTGGGAGATGGACCCGTAGCTCATGGCGCCGGTGGAGAAACGGGTGACGATGGACTCGGCGGGCTCCACCTGGTCCAGCGGTATGGGCGCCCTGTCGGAGTGCAGCTCCATGAGGCCGCGCAGGGTCATGCCCTGCTTGGCCGCAGCGTTCACATGGTCGGTGTAGGCATTGAAAAGCCCGTAGTCCCCGCGCTTGGTGGACTGCTGGAGCAGGAAGATGGATTCGGGGTCGTTCAGGTGGTCCTCGCCAGTGCGCCGCCAGTGGTAGTTGCCGCCTGTCTCCAGATCATGCCCGGAGCCGGCGGTCCACTCGATGGGGTAGGCCACCCGATGGCGCTGGGCCACCTCGGCGGCGATCTCATCCAAGCCTATGCCGCCCACCAGGGAGGTGGTGCCGGTGAACCAGCGGTCGATGACCTCACGGCTCAGTCCGACGGCCTCGAAGAGCTGGGAGCCGCGGTAGGACATGATGGTGCTCACACCCATCTTGCTCATGATTTTCAGGACCCCAGTGCTCAGGGCCCGGACCAGGTTGGCGGAGGCCTTTTTCGCATCCACGTGCAGGTCGCCGCTGTTGGCCAGGTTCTCCACGGACTCCAGAGCCAGGTAGGGGTTGACGCAGGCGGCGCCATAAGCGATAAGCAGGGCCACATGATGGACCTCGCGCACGTCGCCGGCCTCCACCGCCAGGGAGACCTGGGTGCGGGTGTGCCGACGGAGCAGGTGGTGCTGGACGGCCCCGGTCAGCAGCAGGGAGGGTATGGGCCCCCAGATGTGGTTGGAATCCCGGTCAGAGAGGACAAGGACATTGCAGCCCTCCTCGATGGCCTGATCCACCTCTCTTTCGATGGCCTCCAGACGCTCCTCAAGGGCCTTGCCACCTCCGGCAACCTGGTAGAGGCCGCGGATCAGACGGGGGCGGAAGCGGCCTTCCAGGACCGGCGCCCGGTCCAGGCGCTTGATCTGCGCCATCTGGACGGAGTCCACCACCGGCAGGTCGATGTGGATCTTCCAGGCGTGCTCGGGGGTGTCCTCCAAAAGGTTGGGCTCGGGCCCGATGGCCGAGGCGATGCTGGTCACCAGCTCCTCGCGCTCCCAGTCCAGGGGCGGATTGGTGACCTGGGCGAACTTCTGGGTGAAGTAGTCGAAGAGCATGCGCGAGCGGCGCGAGAGCACGGCGATGGGCGCGTCATTGCCCATGGAGCCGATGGGCTCGCTGCCGGTTTCGGCCATGGGCCCCAGCAGCATGGTCAGATCCTCCCGGGTATAGCCGAAGGCCTGCTGTCTGCGGTGGACCGAGATGCGCGAGTAGTTGACATGCTCGCGCTCGGGCAGGTCATCCAGGCGGACGGTCCGCTCGGAGACCCACTTCCTGTAAGGGTGCAGGCTGGCCAGCTGGTGCTTGATCTCGCTGTCGGGCACTATCCGGCCCTCTTCGGTGTCAGCCAGGAACATGCGTCCCGGCTCCAGCCTGCCCTTGGCGACGATGGACTCCTGGGGCGTATCCTCAAGGACGCCGGCCTCCGAGGCCAGGACCAGGTGGCCGTCATCGGTCAGCTGCCAGCGGCCCGGGCGCAGGCCATTGCGGTCCAGCTGGGCGCCCACCAGGGTCCCGTCGGTGAAGACGATGGCCGCCGGGCCGTCCCAGGGCTCGATCAGGGTATCGTTGTACTGATAGAAGGCCTTCAGGTCAGGGTCCATGTCCGGATCCTGCTGCCAGGCCGGAGGCATCATCATGGAGACGGCGTGGGGCAGGGACCGTCCTGCCAGGTGGAGCAGCTCAAGGGTCTCGTCGAAGGTGCCTGAGTCTGAGGCTCCAGGGGTGTTGACCGGCAGCAACGGGGCCATGTCGCCCAGCAGTTCCGAGCTCAGCTTTCCCTCGCGGGCCGACATCCAGTTGCGGTTGCCCTGGATGGTGTTGATCTCCCCGTTGTGGGCGATCATCCTGAAGGGCTGGGCCAGCGGCCAGGAGGGGAAGGTGTTGGTGGAGAAGCGGGAGTGGACGATGGCCAGGCGGGCCTTCAAGACCGGGTCACCCAGATCGGGGAAGAAGCCCTGCAGCTGCTTGGTAGTCAGCATGCCCTTGTAGGTGATGGTCCGGCAGGACAGGGAGGCGAAGTAGACGCCCAGCTCGTGCTCGGCCCGCTTGCGGACCCGGTAGCCCAGCCGCTCCAGATCCAGTCCTCCGCGGCTATCCGGCCCGGCGTCGCACATGATGGGCATGAGGAAGCGAGGCATGGAGGCCAGAGCCTGCAGACCCAGTCCGTCAGGATCGGTGGGCACTGACCGCCAGGCCAGGACGCGCAGCCCCTCCTGGCCAGCGATCGATGCTATGGCCTCCTCCTGGCTGGCAGCCTGCGCCGGGTCCCTGTCCAGGAAGGCCATACCCGCCAGATAGTGGCCGGCTTCGGGCAGATCCCGGCAGACCCGGGTGCGCATGAACTCGTCGGGCATGGAGAGCATGATGCCGGCCCCGTCGCCGGTGTTGGGCTCGGCTCCCACGGCCCCTCGGTGGTCCAGGTTGACCAGGACGCGGATGCCCTGTTCGACGATCAGTCTTTCATCCCGTCGGTTCAGGGTGGCCACCATGCCGAAACCGCAGGCATCGTGTTCCGTATCAGGGTCGTAGAGCCCTTGCGGGCCGTGGACATGCAGATCGAGAGGGGCCGTGAATGACACCGCAATCACCTCATTCGTGGACGGGGGCGGGGCCGGCATGCTCCACCCTTGAGGAGCCTTGTCAATGGTGAATCAACAGAATAATGCATCCACAGGTGACATCCGTGTAACGTTCCGCAGTGTCTAACGAATTCCTACCGCCTCCAGGACCTGGTCGATGACCAGATCGTTGAGCAGGCGGCCCCGGCGGGTCACCTGGATTCTGTCGCGCACGGGCAGCAAAAGGCCCTGATCGACCAGATCCCTAAGGATCTTCGGGTCGGCCGGACGACCCGCCTGCCTGGTCAGCCGATCCAGTCCTAGACCTTCCGGCAGGCGCAGGGCCAGCATGACCGTCTCCTCCAGGTCCTGCCTGAAACCCAGAAGCTCGGCATCCTGCCAGGGCACATGTCCGGCGTCCATGGCGGCGGCCCAGTCCCTGGGGTGGGCGATGTCCCAGGAGCGAATGGCCCTGGCACGCCGCTCCCCCAGGCCGGGCTCCGGCGATAGCCACCAGCGTGCCCCGGGATCGGCCTCTTGCGCCGCTGCTGTTCCTGTGGCCCTGAACCCGGGAGAGACGGACGGCATAGGCTCCTGTTCCCGAGCTTCATCCACCGGCGCCATGCCCGTGTCCTGGCCTTCCAGAGCACGATAGTGGGAGTGGGCGCCGGGGCCGATGCCGGCCCAGTCCACGTTGTGCCAGTAGCCCAGGTTGTGGCGGCTCTCCTGGCCGGGGCGGGCCCAGTTGGAGATCTCATACCAGTTAAGGCCTGCCTGGGAGAGCATGTCGTCGGCCATCTCGTACTTGGCCGCCTCGTCGTCGTCATCGGGTGCAGGCAGCTGGCCCCGGCGCACGGCTCGGCCCATCTTGGTGGTGGGCTCCAGGGTCAGGGCGTAGGCGGAGACATGGTCCACGCCCAGGTCCAGGGCCGCCTGCAGGCTGGTCCGCCAATCCTCAAGCCGCTCCCCCGGCGTCCCGTAGATCAGGTCCACACTGGCCCTGAGTCCCAGGTCCTTGGCGGCGGCCACATCAGTGGTCACATTGGCCGGAGTATGGGTGCGGTCCAGGGTGGCCAGGACGCTGGGCACCGCTGACTGCATGCCGAAGGAGACCCGATTGATGCCGCCCCGAAGCAGCTGCTCCAGATAGGCCCGATCAACGGTGTCGGGGTTGGCCTCGGTGGTGATCTCGGCCCCGGGGGACAGACCCCAGAGGTCGGCCACGGCCTCGACCATGCGCACCAGATCCTGGGCCGGCAGAATGGTGGGCGTGCCTCCGCCGAAGAAGATGGTGGACACGGGCGGCTCTATCAGGCCTCGGGAGGTCTGCCAGTCGCGGACCATGCGCATCTCCTGGATGGCCAGGTCGGCATAGTGCTCCCGGCTGGCGCCCCCGCCCAGGTCGCGGGCCGTGTAGGTGTTGAAGTCGCAGTAGCCGCAGCGGCGCATGCAGAAGGGCACATGGATGTAGACCTGGTAGGATCCCACCCGTTCAGCCCTCCTTCCTGGCGGCGGCCCGGATCTTGTCCTTGGTGTCCCGGTCCTGGGCCTGGCCGGTGCTCAGAGCGGCGATGAATGCCTCCTGGGGCACCTCGACATGTCCCAGCATCTTCATGCGCTTCTTGCCGGCCTTCTGCTTCTCCAGCAGCTTGCGCTTGCGGGTGATGTCCCCGCCGTAGCACTTGGCCAGCACGTCCTTGCGCAGGGCGCTGATGGTCTCCCGGGCGATGATGCGCGACCCTATGGCCGCCTGGATGGGGATCTCGAACTGCTGGCGCGGAATCAGCTTGCGCAGCTTCTTGGTCATCATCACCCCGTAGGCGTAGGCCTTGTCCTTGTGGACGATGGCCGAGAAGGCGTCGATCTTCTCCCCCTGGATGAGGATGTCCACCTTGACCAGGTCGGCGGACTGGGTGCCGTCGGGCTGGTAGTCCAGGCTGGCGTAGCCCTTGGTCCGGCTCTTCAGCTGGTCGAAGAAGTCGAAGACGATCTCGGCCAGGGGCATCCTGTAATGCATCTCGACGCGCTCGGGGCTCAGATACTCCATGGTCCCCATCTGCCCGCGATGGTCCTGGCAGAGCTCCATGACCGGTCCGATGAACTCCTTGGGGGTGATGATATCGGCGCTGACCACGGGTTCCAGAATCCGGCGAACCTTGCCGTCGGGGAACTCGCTGGGGTTGGTCACCGTGTGCTCGCTGCCGTCCTCCATGGTCACCTGATAGGTGACGTTGGGGGCCGTGGCGATCAGATCCATGCCGAACTCCCTGCTCAGGCGCTCGGTGACGATCTCCATGTGCAGCAGCCCCAGGAAGCCGCAGCGGAAGCCGAAGCCCAGGGCCACCGAGGTCTCCGGCTCATAGACCAGGGCGGCATCGTTGAGCTTGAGCTTGTCCAGGGCGTCACGCAGCTCGGGGAACTGGGCGTTGTCGATAGGGAATAGTCCGGAATAGACCATGGGCTGGGGGTCCTGATAGCCGGGCAGGGGCTCCTTGGCCGGGTTGGCCTCGGTGGTGACCGTGTCGCCCACCTTGGACTGGCTGACGTCCTTGACGCCGGTGATCACGTAGCCGACCTCCCCGGCACCCAGGGCCTTGGTGGGTGTCATGTCGGGACTGATCACGCCCAACTCGATGGGGTCGTGCACGGTCGCCCGGCCCATCATGCGGATCTTCTGGCGCTCCTTGAGCTCGCCGTCCACCATCCGGATGTAAGTGACGATTCCCCGATAGGAGTCGTAGACCGAGTCGAAGATCAGAGCCCGGGCCGGGGCCTTGGGATCCCCCTTGGGAGCCGGCACCTGGTCCACGATGCGGTCCACCAGCTCACGGATCCCCTGGCCGGTCTTGCCCGACACCCGGAGCACCTCGTCCGTGGAGCAGCCGATCAGGTTGGCGATCTCCTCGGCGTGCTTGTCCGGCTCGGCCGAAGGCAGGTCGATCTTGTTGAGGACGGGGATGATGGTCAGGTCATCCTCCAGGGCCATATAGAGGTTCGAGAGGGTCTGCGCCTCGATGCCCTGGGTGGCGTCCACCAGCAGAACCGCGCCCTCGCAGGCCTCCAGGGCCCGGGATACCTCGTAGGTGAAGTCCACGTGGCCCGGGGTGTCGATCATGCCCAGGGTGTATTCGACGCCGTCCTTGACCCAGGGCAGGCGGACGGCCTGGGACTTGATGGTGATGCCGCGCTCCTGCTCGATGTCCATCCTGTCCAGGAACCGGTCGTGCATCTCGCGCTTAGGCACAATCCCGCTCAGCTGCAGGATCCGGTCGGCCACCGTGGATTTGCCGTGATCGATGTGGGCGATGATGCAGAAGTTGCGGATCAGCGATTGGTCGGTGAATCCTGGTTGGTTCTTGGCTTCCTGCACCGGTCTGCTCTCCTCACGTACGTCTGGTCTAACGATTCTAGACGATGCCCTGGGCCGAAGCGCCCGTCTATGGCGGATTCTTCTCCCGGTCGGGTGCTACTATGGTGGGTTGTCTGTACAGATACATTCATCGTTTGGAGCAACATTGGCAAACATCAAGTCGCAGAAGAAGCGGGTCATCACCAACGAAAAGGCGCACCTGCGCAACAAGGAGGTCAAGAGCGCAATCAAGACCTCCGTGCGTTCCGTGCGCAAGGCCGTGGATGCCGGTGACAAGGAGGCCGCTCAGGCTGCCTACCAGGTGGCCGCCCGCCGTCTGGACAAGGCCGCCGGCAAGGGTGTGATTCACCGCAACCAGGCCGCCAACCGCAAGTCCGGTCTGGCCAACGCCGTCAACGCCCTCTGAACCGGGTGCCCACAAGGGCCGGTGATCCAAGCGCTTGGGTCACCGGCCCTTCTTCGTATCCGGTTTCCGGTCGGAATCCTCGTCGTTGTGCTTGATGGTGACACTGATGTTCGACCGGCCACGCATCAGATGACGGATGGCCCTGGCCAGCTGGGCATCGTTGAGCGGCAGCCGGGCCGAGCGCCGGTCCACCGCCCCAGGCACCAGAATGTTGAATTTCACCGAGATGATGCGCAGGACGACCACCAGGGCCACGATGGCCAGGTCCAGGGCCATGTCGACCCGGGCCGGATAGAGCCCATGCTGCTGGGCGCGCGTGGATGCCAGGGTCAGCATGCAGCCGATCAGGGAAGGCAATGCATACCAATGCTGGTCCTGGATGACCGCAGGCACCTGGTTGAGGAGGATGTCTCGCAGCAGGCCGCCAACCAGGGCCGTGGCCATGCCCATGAAGATGGCCGTCATGCCACCGGTTCCACTCATCAGCGCCTTGGCCGTGCCGTTGACGGCAAAGGATCCCAGGGCCATGGCATCAGTGACCAACATGGACCAGGTCATCCTGCTGATTTCAGGATGGGCGACAGCCACCACCAGGCCGGATGCCAGGGTGACGATGACTGAGCCCTTGTCGGTAATGCCGCTGGGCGGCACCTGACCCAGAAGAACGTCTCGGACCACCCCGCCTCCCAGGGCACTGATCCAGGAGACCAGCAGAATGGAGATGATGTCGTAGCCCTTGCGCACGGCAGCCAGGCCACCCGAAAGCCCGCAGCTGAAGATGCCCAGGTACTCGATGACCATGAAGATCAGGTTCCCCTCCAAGGCCGTCTTCATCCCGCGCTTCTCCTCCCGGAATCGTCCCGCACTCAAGTCTGTCTATAGATTAGCCAAGCACAGAGCTGAACAGGCCGGTGATGTGCGCAAGGCCACAAATATGAAGGAAGGCGGCCCAAGGCGAAACGTCGCCCTGAAGTCGCCTTCCATTCAAGACCTGTCAGGCAGGAATGGGGTCAGCGCTCAGCAGACCTTCCACATCCAGTCGTGCGGGTCTTCGATCTCGCCCAGCTGGATGCCCAGGAGCTCGTTGCGCAGGTCCATGGTGACCTTGCCGGAGCCGCCGTCGGCCACCTGGACGTCGAAGTTCTCGGACTTGAAGCGTCCGATGGGGGTGATGATGGCGGCGGTTCCGCAGGCGAACACCTCAGTGACCTCGCCCGAGCGGATGTCGTCCAGCAGGGTGTCCAGGCGGATCATGGTCTCCACCACATCCCTGCCGTGATCCTGGGCCAGGGCGATCAGGGAGTTGCGGGTGACGCCGGGCAGAATGGTTCCGGTCAGGCTGGGGGTCTCCAGGTGCCCGTCCTTGTGGACGGTGAACATGTTCATGCCGCCCAGCTCCTCCAGGTAGGTCTTGGTGGCCGCGTCGACGAAGCAGACCTGCTCGCAGCCATGCTCGGCACCGCGGTTCTCACCCAGGAGGGAGGCTGCATAGTTGCCGCCGCACTTGGCAAAGCCGGTGCCGCCGGGGCCGGTGCGGAACCACTTGTCCTCCACCCAGATGCTGACCGGCTTGACCCCGCCGGCGAAGTAGGGCCCCGAGGGCGAGGCGATGACGCAATAGTCCACCGCATGCGGGGCGCGCACGCCCAGGAACGGCTCGGAGGCGAACATGTAGGGGCGCATATAGAGCGTGTACTCGCGCCGCTTGGGCACCCAGGCCGCGTCACGACGGACCAGGGCCGCAACCGAGCCTAGGAAGTCATTGGGCTCAAGCGGAGGCAGGGCCAGACGCTTGGCTGAATTGTAGAAGCGCTGAGCGTTGGCATCGGGGCGGAAGAGCCAGATGGAGCCGTCGTCGTGGTAGTAGGCCTTGAGTCCCTCGAAGGCCTCCTGGGCGTAATGGAGCACCGAGGCCCCCGGATCCAGGCTGAGCGGTCCGTAGGGCTCAACCCTGCGATCATTCCAGCCGTCTTCCGAAGTCCATCCCATGTGGGTCATGTTGTCTGAGAAGAGCTGGCCGAAGGCGGGCTTGTCAATCAGCCGGGCACGCTCCTCGTCAGAGGCGGGATGATCGTTGGGAATGACCTTGAAAGCGTCCGCCAACTCATTGAGTGCCTTCGGGTCGTGATGTGATTGCTCTGCCATTGTCTACCACTTCTTCTTGCTGCTGTATTTGTTTGCTCGGGTGCAATGCTTATGGCGATGCCCGGTACACGAACTATCGCATAGGCAGGCCTTGACCTGTTCAGCGCATTTCGCATAGTGACCGTCATAGGCAAAAAGGCCGCAGGATCGTGATGATCCCACGGCCTTAGCAGCAAACGCCTTGGCAGTAACGAACCTCTGGGTTCACTCGCTCTGGGCGTCAGCCTCCGGAGCGGCTTCCGCATCAGCCTGTTCGGTCTCCTCGGCGGGGGTCTCCAGGCTCTCCTCCTTGGGGATCTCGACGGAGACGATGGATTCCTCCATATCGTCGATGATCAGCTCGGAGCCTTCGGGCAGCTTGACATCCTTGGCCAGGATCTTGTCGCCCTCGGACAGGCCCTCCACACTGATGTCGATGCGCTCGGGCAGGTTGGACACGTCGGCCCGGACCTGCAGGTTCTGGGTGTCGATCAGGGCCACGGCAGCGCCCTTGGTCTCGCCGCTGACGAAGACGGGCACCTCCACGGTGACCTTCTCGCCTGCGCGGACCTCATAGAAGTCGATGTGCTCCACCTGGCGCTTGACCGGGTTGCGCTGCACGTCCTTGACCACGGCCGTCTTGGTCTGCCCGCCGAAGCTGATGGAGAAGAGGGCGTTGGCGCGGCGCAGGGCCAGAGTGGTCTCGCGCATGGGCAGCTTGATGTAGTCGGGCTGGGCGCCGCCGGCGTAGATGGTGGCGGGGATCTGCTGGGCCACGCGCATGCGGCGTGCCGCCCCCTTGCCGAATTGGTCGCGGACTTCGCCCTCGAGCTTAATTGTGTTAGCCATGTTGGCTTCCTTCCTTGAGTGGTTCCTCAAAACCGACCTGGGCCGGTCCTGGCGCATCGCCGCGTCGGATTCCGGACCGCCCATAAGGAAAGGCCGCCGATGATCCAGCCGAGTCGATAACGGAGGCCATGAAGCCTCCCTCGCCAAAGCAA includes:
- a CDS encoding glutamate synthase subunit beta, yielding MVDPKGFLKVRTRHELAERPVAERLKDWRDVHQTTGPGPWTAEQAARCMDCGTPFCMTGCPLGNLIPEFNDLLSRGRWEEAYERLSLTNNFPEFTGRICPAPCESSCVLSIHQPATTIKLDEQTIIDQAWSLGLVKPRPPQRLTDMTVAVVGSGPAGLACAQQLTRAGHTVVVYERADAIGGLLRYGIPAFKLEKSLLDRRLEQMEAEGTRFRTGVEVGRDLGWDQLRARYDALVVAIGSTEPRRVDLPGRELKGIHYAMDFLPDPTRKLMGREPINNIDAAGKDVIIIGGGDTGSDCLGTALREGAKSVTVLQIRPKEPSSRPDNRPWPTYARLYNPTSSMEEGGHYEYAVDSLEYLGDGSDDRINLDRTSAPTGFDQDHEGRVRGVRVVDVSRDDQDRIIPHPDTERVLPADLVLISIGFAHPETATLTGQTGLGLDPRGNVARNADYATERDGIFVCGDAGRGQSLVVWALAEGRSCAAAVDRYLTGATELPAPIRADERAMALPAADKHPR
- the gltB gene encoding glutamate synthase large subunit, yielding MSFTAPLDLHVHGPQGLYDPDTEHDACGFGMVATLNRRDERLIVEQGIRVLVNLDHRGAVGAEPNTGDGAGIMLSMPDEFMRTRVCRDLPEAGHYLAGMAFLDRDPAQAASQEEAIASIAGQEGLRVLAWRSVPTDPDGLGLQALASMPRFLMPIMCDAGPDSRGGLDLERLGYRVRKRAEHELGVYFASLSCRTITYKGMLTTKQLQGFFPDLGDPVLKARLAIVHSRFSTNTFPSWPLAQPFRMIAHNGEINTIQGNRNWMSAREGKLSSELLGDMAPLLPVNTPGASDSGTFDETLELLHLAGRSLPHAVSMMMPPAWQQDPDMDPDLKAFYQYNDTLIEPWDGPAAIVFTDGTLVGAQLDRNGLRPGRWQLTDDGHLVLASEAGVLEDTPQESIVAKGRLEPGRMFLADTEEGRIVPDSEIKHQLASLHPYRKWVSERTVRLDDLPEREHVNYSRISVHRRQQAFGYTREDLTMLLGPMAETGSEPIGSMGNDAPIAVLSRRSRMLFDYFTQKFAQVTNPPLDWEREELVTSIASAIGPEPNLLEDTPEHAWKIHIDLPVVDSVQMAQIKRLDRAPVLEGRFRPRLIRGLYQVAGGGKALEERLEAIEREVDQAIEEGCNVLVLSDRDSNHIWGPIPSLLLTGAVQHHLLRRHTRTQVSLAVEAGDVREVHHVALLIAYGAACVNPYLALESVENLANSGDLHVDAKKASANLVRALSTGVLKIMSKMGVSTIMSYRGSQLFEAVGLSREVIDRWFTGTTSLVGGIGLDEIAAEVAQRHRVAYPIEWTAGSGHDLETGGNYHWRRTGEDHLNDPESIFLLQQSTKRGDYGLFNAYTDHVNAAAKQGMTLRGLMELHSDRAPIPLDQVEPAESIVTRFSTGAMSYGSISQEAHETMALAMNRLGARSNSGEGGESPDRIADPARTSRIKQVASARFGVTSDYLVSATDLQIKLAQGAKPGEGGHLPGAKVPPWIAQVRRSTPGVELISPPPHHDIYSIEDLKQLIHDLKMANPQARIHVKLVSEHGVGTVAAGVAKCHADVVLISGQDGGTGAAPLNAIKHAGTPWELGLAETQQTLVMNDLRSRIVVQCDGELKTGRDVVVAALLGAEEFGFATTALQVEGCVMMRACHKNTCPQGIATQDPELRSRFTGRPEDLVNFFMFMARQVREILASLGFASLEEAVGHVECLRRDPSVRTWKSQGIDLDAILRKPGPTPGTVLHHTQAQDHELDKSLDVDLINQAVDALDEGRPVAIKTTVRNVNRSVGTMLGYRITRQYGAAGLPVDTVDITLTGSAGQSLGAFIPRGETIRVIGEANDYAGKGLSGGRLILQAAQGVRFDPHQTVICGNVAGFGATSGDMFVAGRAGERFAVRNGGGRFVVEGLGDHGCEYMTGGLVVVLGPTGRNFGAGFSGGDAYLLDMDTSRLNPQAWNDGSLLALEPDQDQAAMLKELIAEHVRLTGSKAAAGLLEDWPSALARFTHLVPRRYLAMKKAMEEAEREQVDFNEPGVWDATYAQVMEGAH
- the hemW gene encoding radical SAM family heme chaperone HemW gives rise to the protein MGSYQVYIHVPFCMRRCGYCDFNTYTARDLGGGASREHYADLAIQEMRMVRDWQTSRGLIEPPVSTIFFGGGTPTILPAQDLVRMVEAVADLWGLSPGAEITTEANPDTVDRAYLEQLLRGGINRVSFGMQSAVPSVLATLDRTHTPANVTTDVAAAKDLGLRASVDLIYGTPGERLEDWRTSLQAALDLGVDHVSAYALTLEPTTKMGRAVRRGQLPAPDDDDEAAKYEMADDMLSQAGLNWYEISNWARPGQESRHNLGYWHNVDWAGIGPGAHSHYRALEGQDTGMAPVDEAREQEPMPSVSPGFRATGTAAAQEADPGARWWLSPEPGLGERRARAIRSWDIAHPRDWAAAMDAGHVPWQDAELLGFRQDLEETVMLALRLPEGLGLDRLTRQAGRPADPKILRDLVDQGLLLPVRDRIQVTRRGRLLNDLVIDQVLEAVGIR